atatttttagagaagttctttacacaaaaattgattttaagaAGCGTTATTTAATGTCAAAAACGGTAAAACTaaataaatgccaaaaaatatgaaaaagcgaTGTCTTTCGCCTAAGATTCCGTCACTCCACTTGTATGCACTCACTGACGGCGAAATATTCGGTCAAACGTCACTGCCGGTTTCAGCTTTAACACCACGAGAAAGATAAGTATGTCATGCAAAAGTTCCTCTTGCCGCTAAATATAATCaaggagttatattttttatagaggAAAGTAACAAGAACCGCAATAAGAACAACGAGTGCCTGACTGTAGCCTTTAGAGGCCCTTAAAACCTATAGAGAAGTAAGCAAAATTACTAAAACTACATGAATACGCGATGTATTTCACTCAAGTACCACCCACCCGATTCACATAAACACAAATAGCGAGGAGAAACCTTCGTTCGAACTGTAATGGGCGCAGAGGTATATTTCTCCaggagagagaaagatagagacAGATACGCTCCAATTGCGCGGGGAAACAATTTTACGGCGGGCCCTGGCTTGTCTTTCAGAACGTCACGCAGCCAAAGGAGGGGACGTTATTAAACCTGGGATGCGAGCGATGGTGCGCGCTTTACGTTTGGAGGAGCAGGACGAAATGAGTCGTCGGAAAGTTTGTCACGGCCTCCCAGGGCAACAACTCGATTGCCGCAGCCGGGACGCCACGCACGCGGGGAACAGCAATCTACGTCGCGCATCTGCCGTAGGAGGAGGAGGCGGCAACAATCACCGTTGAGGCTCAAAGGAAAAACGGGGCCGGGAGGAAGACGCGGAGGAAGGCGAGCGTACTCCTCTGCCGACATCTCTGTCGCACATCAAAGGCGAAAACGACTCGGTCGCCAAGCGAGAGTGGGGGATCCGCGAGTCGGAGGAGCGTATAAACATGCTGGGGTACTCGTACACGGACACGGGGGAGCGAAATAACGAGACGAGGGCGAAATTAGCGCTCGAGTGTGGGTCACTCCGCGGGAAAAACTGGAGAGCATGGCACATTGCGCTCGGTTCACATTCAACATGGCGACGTAACTTTAGCGTAAACACGATCGAAACACCGCAAAATGAGGAGATATCCCATAATTAAGACGACTGAAGTCCACAAATGATAGTCTGAGTCTGCAATAATTAATCAAAGACTAACAATGCCAGTCCTTGTTTGGCTGGTTGGATAGCCTAGCATTTTAGCTTCATGTTGATATGTTTGAAAGGTTAGAATGAATGCATCGGCAAGATCAGAAAAATCAGTGCTTAATTATTGTAGCGACAATCCCAGACGCCGAAAGGGACGGTTGGTCTTCAACTCAACTAGTAGTTTCGCATAACTGCAGTttgtttttaacaatttcattttcaaaatttgaaacataATGTAGTGAGCAAAAATGGTAGGATCccatttcttaatttaatttttttggaccaTTGGCGCgactattttatattttacgatttttttagtTCTTCCCAAATTAATATTCTAAATGattaatgaaatgttatttaacACTGTCAAATCAAATTGGTGTAATTAAGTACAGTGAAAAGGTGGCACATGAGCAGGAAATATAGGCAGGTGTATTAAGTGGCATCTTGTTGCAAacaagtttatttcattttagaaatcaGTGGTATAAAATGGCTTGAAAGTTGGATAGAAATAGCTCATTGTGCACGCAAAGAATCGCGTAAATTACAATCGCTAGCAAAAAAGAAGGGTAATCATTTTATCAgattaaaaattagaatttaacATGGCCAACACaaaaacgaaattaaattattactaaCCAAGTTTATCCCTCTATTTTTGACTTTGACTCCCTTTAACCTCATTGAGAAACGGTTTACCCTACATAGACACAGTGAACGGAGTTCCACCACGGATGTGTATGCAAGCAGGCGCGGATTTAGGGGGAGTCACGGAGCTTATGAACCCTGAGACAGGAAGCACTACACCCTGAAAGCTTGGAGGAAAGTAAGTTTAACGGGTGTTAAACCCGGAGCAGGAAGCAATAAACCTCAATGCCCAGGAAAAGCAATTTTTCGCAGGTTAAATAGAGAACAGGAAGCATTAAGCTTCGCTCATTTTCCAAAGATGCGTTGCATCAATTTGAAAACTTGGAAGATATTTAACATTGAACCTTCCTGTAAAAAGTTAATGCAGATGCTTCGAAGCATATGAGAAACTACTAGCACACGTGTGCTAAGCATAAAATTCTCCGTGCATGCGACCTTTCTGAATTATATGATAGGAATTTCAGGAAAAACATTGCATGAACTCGCgcacaaaaaattgtttatagtGTCCATAATTTGGATTCAGATatccaaattcatttaaaaagtatAAACCAATTATAAAGCTTCATTATTAGCCTGAAAAGATGACTGATTTTTTTCCGTTGGAATGGAAGACCACGCAATGAACTCTAATGAATTGCAAACAATAAAGATTGTTTAGGAAACTATTGGAAATGGGAACAAAGGAAATAGACTTAAAATAAGAGATTACATACACAATatgcagaaaatgaaaaaaattaaaattgactttataaataaaataattcatgaagCAATATTTAATGTGAACAGTTAAACGGAGAATGCGAACGGAAATTAGACCAAAAATGGAAACAAAGTCACCTTATTTTCCTGAAGATCACCTTAAATATCTTAGGCCGGACTGTAACTTTGGTGCGCGATTAAACCCCCAGCCAAAGGAATGCCTGCTGGAGAGTACGACGCACCAAAAGACGCATGGGAGTGCTTTACAGGGTGAGTAAACGACCATTCGGATGGTCTGGGGGGCATGGTCGTTTCATCGGCTGGGTGGTCCTCAAGAGTCCTTAAAAGGGGAAAGCGACGGGGGTGAGTTGGGGTGGGGGAGTGGTGACGAAGGATGAGGATGAGACTTGTGCACCCCCTGGATCCTTTCAACTAATCTCCCGCCCCCGGGTGGGTGGTTCTTCCGCAAAAGGAGGGCCGTAATGGTGGGCATTGAAAGAAGAGTGGAATCCGAGGTCGAAGGAATGGTGCGCTATTTTGGGAGCCAGATGACATCCGAGATAATTTGTACCAATGAGTGGGTAGGTACGTATAAAAAAGAATTACCCGGATTGAGGGTAATGAGAGCGGGGAGAAAACCTGCAGTCGGGGTCAGTCTTTACTTGCCTGATGGCAACAAGAGGTAAAAAGCAAAGTGCCTCCCAAAGATCggttagcttgcgttagttaggTTAGCCtgacataaaatgtaattattttccgaAAATCGCTAGCAATGGAAACTTTATTTTGTAATACATTCGTATTTCCTCGCGTTAACTGTCCGGTGTATCTCGTTCAACCGTATGTCAAATATAACGAGAGGCATATCAATAAACGACTGTCAAAGTATTTTATTGATTTGATGGTTTACGCATCAACGAGATGAGGAAAACGGAAGTTAAAATTGTAGTCAATAGATTTAGGGTTATATTAGAAGTTTCTTGAGCAATCAGCGACCAATACGAACGCAAATGTTTGCTTGAATAAAATAAAGCTAAAAATTTTGCCATGGAGAGGTAAGCTTAACAGTAGAGAAAGTGAATGCATTTGTAAAGATTGCCCAATGGTTTCTTGGTTgaattttaacctattttttcaGACATAAAAAATGCTTAGATGAACTGAGATGCTTAGATGAACCTTCAAAGTTAGAACTACATCTAATGGAAACAAGGCTTTATGATTACACTCTTTTGAAACATTGAGAGTCCAAATGATGAATTAAAATTGTGTGCTTTTAATAAAGTTAcggactaaaaataaaatttttaatccatgTTGAAATTTGTTTGTGGAATAAGATCAACTGTGAGGAATGCAATATTGAAGAAAGAAACTAACCCCCGTATCCTTCGCATTGTTTTTACATCTTTGTGGTTTCGATACAATCCATATCATTACGTTCCAATGGATACGTTGATTATGAAATGTAGTAGATAATACACAATTGCACCCATGGACGATGTAAACAAAGTGTGAAACGAATGTTGAAACCCTGAAGTTTTATGCCACGCATCCCGGGCCCTTACGGATATTTCCGGGTACAAACCGAAACCGACAAACGTTTGGCAACCATCAAACGATGTAATATAATGACAGAAAATGTTTAAGGAGAGATGGAGTTGGAAACTTCAGAGAAACAGGCTGTCGAGGAGGGTCAAGGGAGGCCGGAAAGCATGGCCGAGTGTCCGACGGTGTATCGGAAGGCTTTTCCgggaaggagagggggagggggtgagagtgAAGTCCGCCCTAATGAAGCCGTCTCCTAATTTTCGATCCCTCCGACTCCTCCATTGCAACACGCCATCCTCCTGCCCCCGAGGTTCTGGGGAATTTTTGTCATTTTCGGTGCGACCCCTCCGCCTTGCGCGTTCCGCAGCAAGGGCAtgggggagagaggaggagggacgGAGAAAATCGGTGCTAATGAAGGCTTTGACGAGGATGAGAAAGAAAAACCCAACACTTTCTCTGCTCTCCTGAGAACGGGGTCATTAAGGCACCGGTGTTTGTTACGAAAGCTCTACTCCTGTCCCGGAGTCAGACTCAATTATCACGGGCGCCAAACTCCGCAATACAACTTAGGGACTCGGAGTCGTCGTGAgacaaaaaatttttctttctggaaTTTTTTAAGGGCTTAACAAGTgagaaaatcttttttaaaagCTTGGCTACATCGATATGATAGCGCCAAAGATAAAACTCACTTCATTAGGACTACCGTATCCAGAGAGCCAATGAAAACACGAGGAAAATACATGACGACTGATACTCATAAAGGCAAGGACTTAGCAAGAACATTTTCTCGTTATAGCATAATTATCTcctctttttaataatttttcactaattaGTCCAGTTAGGATAAAAAAGCTATGGCATTTTTGCGAAAGCACAAAGGGGTACATTTTCAATGcgcacataattttaaaatatgctctgAACGTTCTTTTTTGTGAAAAAGGACTGAACGTGGGAGTTGAGCAAGCTATTTTGGCAAATATTGGCCAGCGAACAATACCCGCCCAATCTGAGAGAATACCACGCACAGCTCCCGACAATTAGGGCGGCATTCAGTGTTCCACGTGGCGAAAACACCGATAGGCCATTAGCTTATTACGTGAACAACTAATTTCCAGCCGCGACAAAGGGAACGCCGCAGGATTTCGCCTCACATATTTCGCCCGCCGTACTCGAGTTGATTcatcgaatagagaaaaaaaaggaatactgCTGCACGAAAGCACCGCTATTCTTCATTATAAATGCCGTGGGAATCCATCACGCCACTCTCATTTGTCGGTAGAGGCGAAAGAATAAAGAGCCCTGGGGGAGAGGCGGGGGTAGGAACAGAGAAAAGCTCTCGAGTGCAGCTACTCAATAACCGCTTCGACTTCGGAGTAATTGATGATTTGGCCTGCGGAGAGAAGCAGAAAACGAGATGGGAGGCTGAAAATTTTTCGAAGGAAGGATAAAGTGGTTTACGTCGAGACTAAAAAAGGAATCTAGAGCGCACCACAGCATGGGAGCCGGATAATTTGACGGAGCCGGCCCGGGGCGGAACAGGGTGACTGCGGGAGAGCCAGACAGAACGGGGACCGGATCAAAGGTGTTATCATTGTATTAGTGTACATAGAGCAGAATGATGCAACGGAGAAATGAATTAAATGGATTGAGGGGCGAGGAAGTTAATGGGAGGCCAGGAAAAGATCTCTGAAAGCCATAAAGAACTTGGGCAGAAAGGCATACTGCCGATGGTCTTTTGAAGACAATCACCGGAACACAATTGGAGGGGAAGAATGTAATGTGATGCCCCACATGTGATACACAGGGCAGCTTATGAAAGATGAGAAGGAGATTAATACATAAATGCGATTAGGTTAAGTCAAAAGTGAAAAGAGAACTGTTGACCGATGATAAAGGAAAGGTTTACAAATGGCGCAGTTGGGAGAAGTTTCAAGCCAAATAACTGATGTGATGAttagaataaaggaaaaattcataaattactgCAATCGGTATCAATCACGACTGTTTGAGGAAAATCAAAAAGCAgatgaaatagtaaaatttatgCCAATAtcataacaacaaaaataaccaagGTGGGCTTATTTGCAAACCCATGGGTCGATTGTGGATTCTTGGAGCTAATAGTTATTGCCCTGTAAAATTAATGTTCCTGTGTTTCTGTATGGCACAATAGGAGCATCCGATTAGAATTTCGCATCCATAAGTCACAATCATCCCTCCGAGGAACTCCTCCTACGTCCTATCACTTGTTGAAATCCTAGTGATAACTCTTGTTCAAATTCAAATCTTAGTGATACAGCTGTAAATTCAAACTTCATAcgtaattcatataaaaataataaaaaaacacaataaggTGTAATTTTCATCATCTAAACAAAAATAAACGTCTGAAACTGTAGCAACATCCTAAGTCTTCTAAGAGGACTATTTTCGGGAGGAGAATGGTAATGCACTTATCTTTGTACTccagatataaaaaattatatccttaaaatactaggaaaattgaCCCTTGTAGGATTAACTGTTAAAAACTATTCGTGTAAGAGATTCAAAAAAGATTAATAGAGTTAGGAAGCTGTAAATAATGTTTCAAGAAAAGATTTGccgggaaaaataataaaaagaccaccttaaaatatccataaatatgATTAGAAATGGCCAAGACTGTTTGCTTTGAGATTCGGAATTAAAGTATAAATCTCTTTTATGAAGGTCGCGGATTAATGAGAATACTACGCCGAGAGGGACCGCTTTAGCGATCGCGAGCACAAAGACCTCAGTCGTCTCTGCCTAATGCAGACAGAGCGTAATATCTCGATCCCTAGGAAGGAGGAAAATTTCCGGGCCCCACCGTGTTGCGGGATGTTCTAATTTACctcaattaagaaataaaaaaacccgCAACAATTCCCGCACTCGCAATGTTTTCTTTCCAGCTTTACCTCGTAATTAGTGGGCGTGCTCGGCGTAGTAAAAAAAAGGATACGTAAATAGCGACGAGCCCCGCTACTAAAACTAATGCGATTGTTAACGGGTGGGCTATCCATCATTTCCCCCTCACGGAAGCGGGGAGGTAGCGGAAAGCGTAATTGCAATTTCATTGCAACCGAGGACATCTCGCGGTGGGCGGGGGGAAACGTCCTCATTTCCAGGCAATCATCTAATTGACTAGAATCCTTCTCGCAAACCCAGGTCGCTCCCGTCTTCACCCAGACCATCCACTCATAACGCAATCCCGACCCTTTCTCAACTAATCCGCGGCCTTTATTATCCCCCAGTATACTAACCCGCCCCGTCCTGAGCGGAACCCCGCCTTCGCCGGCTGTGGCGCGACCTTTGCCCCGTCTCCCAACCCGTGCCCCTCCACTCCTTCCCAATTGGAACGCCCTGCACCGCCTACTCAATTTATGACAGCCATCTTAGCGAGCTGCAACACTGAAGCATGCATGCTAGCTTGTGGGAAGAGTAGAGGAAACGATAGAGCAGGGAGACAGAAGGTTCCGCAATATCCTCCTGCGACCCCACTTCCACAATGCGTTCAAAACGAAGGAAATCCTTGCGAAACCGAGCGGAAACACTTTGGTTCGCATACTCTACCATAGCTGAAGAAAAAGGCTTACGTACGTTGTCTTCGAGCGGTGGCTAATATAAATATAAGAGTATGGTAAGCAATTTTATATTCAAgcaaattcaaatttataattaatacatgTGTACATGTTCTTCATGGTTGAAGTTTGCTATAATACGATTTAATTAGAATTTGATCTTACATAAAGGTATGGATTTCAAACTACATACTCATTGACATCCACCACTACCTCTTATATGCTATCTGCATGTATAAAATCTGCATGCATGGCCATAAAACAAATGACGCCCTTGCCTCAACCGTACTTATTGCTAAGAGCTAACAGGCTCGGCCCAGATCAATCAATTTCTAATGTAacttaagaaaaagtagattttcTGAATTGGCTGCGCGTaaaactctttatttcaatagaaaatttgatttaaaagctAGTCAAGGATTTCTCTATATCATACCAACCCTTCGCGATTTTTTTTACAGCCGATGAACTTCTCGGTGGACGCATTCATTTTAAAGTAAGTGAACTACAGCATTAAGAGCCGGTGGAGCACAGAAGCAAACTGCTTCTCCAAATTGTCAGCAATCCTTAGACCGTAACACGTTTCACAACTGAGGAAATCGCTCCAACATAGAGCGGAAACACTTCAAATGGCGTGCCATACCCGAGTTCACGACCGGGTTTACCCCACCGTATTTGATCGCGTACCTGCAGGCGGAAATAGGGTGGAGAGTAAGCTAGAGACACTGTGTCATAAATTGGAGGACGCAATTTCCAATTATTCAAGCCAAATGCTTTCAAGCTTACGAACGGTTAATACGACATTTAATTCTACCAATTCAAGCCATTTACATGCATCATATGAAAAGGAGAACTTAGAGGAAATGAATATAGTTCTGCTATTATGgatataaaatacaatacaatattattaataatgatgaaataaaatagaacacaaaaaatataaatgtcaaTAGATATTGGGTTTTAGGACGAATatgagagaaaatatgaaatacgGGGATATTagagagaaattaaaattggCCCTCAGTGTTCAACTACTGAgaataataggaaataaaataaggaaattcgTTGTCGTGAAATCTCAGTataataatttctcaattattGGAAAAGGGGATTCACTGAGAGACCTAGGTGAATCGTtctttaaatattgataaaatgtgagaaaaatataaaaaaataattattattcagattaattaaattttattttggtggAAAAATGCCATACATtcggcaaataataaaaaaactacatcATTCCTAATATATCATAGGAATTTTGCGGACGTTATGCACGTAGTTTAAACTGAGACGTCTCTCGATTCTTTTAGAGgaaaaaacaatctttaaaaataatattcctgctgaaaatggaaattttaaaaatttacctataTGTCGCATGTGCTGACAACGAAAATATTGCTCCAAGGTCCTTACTacttcattacaatttttatgccgaCTACGTTGCGCCCTTTCATACTTGTAAATGAGTTATTGTATGGAACTTCCAGCTCCTTCCCTAGAACCTGGAAATTTTCTCATGCTGCATTGCGCTTTCCAAGTCTCAGGAAATCCTTCTATCATCCCAGGCGATTACTCGCCTAAACACGCTTGTACTGGTGTGCATAAGTAGAAGACCTGAGTTTATGTCATCACCGGTGCCAACGTACCAGCCGCCGGAGTTGGAATGAAGGATGAGCGGATGGACCACAAGCACAACGCCATTAATTACAGAGTTGACTCAAAGAGGAGTTGGGTGCTCATGCTTCGACATATCTCTAAATGATATGAGCTAATAGCGGATAAATATGAATTAGTGACAGGCAGAAAACTGCAACACATTCATATCGTAGAAGGAGAGCTATAATAATTTACccttaatggaatatttttggtACGTGTTCCACTGCCCGGCTAAAAAAACTactgaaacatttaaaaatgatattaaacaaTAATTCAAGTCATGGCAAGTCTCTCTGGTGTTCCAGCTGATATCAATGTCCCTGTTGGTAACGGTCCTGAACAATAACGAAGACCACGAATAAATTCAACCAATCGATTCGCACGGGATGAATACATAGACAGAAGAAAACAATAAGCCTCCATAATATAGGGGTAATTCTATTGTGAAGGAAGTATTAGTAAAGGgaggatgaaataaatatttaacaataaatgCCTACAATACTaataggggagagtggggcaaaaccgaccaggcgggtcaaaccgacccctcTAATATTCCCCAGTAGGTGTTGCTATCCAGCGGCAAAACTATGAACTAGTTGAAGAGGCCGCCATTTCGTGCAGATCGAGCTTGGTTTCGTTGGCATGCTTGACAATGTTGGGGTTATGTAGAGTTCTGAAGTTTTAAccagtttcttttacaactttaatgtcatatttattttgatttgagaagTGTAACCATCAATCTAATTTACCGGAGGTGAGTACATGTGTTTATTTACAgtgtttacttatattttaacgtacgagtagcttagctaatgattttggataacctcaaattttcatatttgttttaCTGTGTACCTAGGGGCAAAACCGTCAACAGAAAGTGGGGCAGAACCGACcggggtcggttttgccccatgatatttcaacttatcagctgtGCTTCACTATatctattaaaataatagaaCCCATTTTATTAAGTACTAGCTGTACTCGTGTATAATTGTGCATAATATTGAGATTCCATCGTCTCAGCCAAACTTGAATCGATTGGGCTGAAATCATAGTCTTTTAACAACATTTCTATAATTAGCCTACTGGATGTTAATTCCTCATTTTGCTATGATCCTGAAACTAATACACCTGAAATTTTGTTTTAGACATGGTGAGGAACTATGTCAGGAAGACGGATCGGCAGAGTTGGTCTCATGAAGGGATGGGGGAGGCTGTAAATGCAGTTCTTGAGGGACGGATGGGATATACTGCAGCATCAAAATCTTTTGCTGTTCCCAGATCAACATTAATTGATCGGGTAAAAAAAGCTCGAAAAAATCAGCTAACACCTGCGCTAGCCTCTGAAAAACGTCTAGGGCGATATGACACTGTGTTTACGGAAGCCCAAGAAAAGGAGATCGTTGAATACGTACTGTTTATGGAGGCAAGATTATTTGGATTAACAATTACCGATCTTCGGCGGCTGGCATTTGATTTAGCAGAAAGAAATTCTATCAATCATACCTTCAACATGGTTGAAAAAATGGCAGGTAAGGACtggttttataattttgttaagaGGCACCCTAAAATAACATTAAGATCACCCGAGTACACATCATTGGCTCGAGCTAAAGGATTTAACAAGTGTGCTGTTGGAAAATTTTTTGATCTCTTGGAGTCAATTTACACTGAATATAAAATTCAgccaaatgatatttataatgtgGACGAAACCGGGATACTCACTGTCCCAAATAAACCTTCAAAGGTGTTAGCTCTCCGGGGGAGAAAACAAGTTGGGAGTTTATCCTCTGCAGAACGGGGTATCCTCGTTACTGTGGAAACATGCATGAGTGCATCCGGGAACTTTATGCCACCAATGTTTGTGTTCCCCAGAAAGCGAGAAAATCCATTGTTGATGGATGACGCTCCTCCAGGATCCTTTGCCTGTTACCATGAATCTGGGTggataaataatgaaactttcCTCGTCTGGTTCAAGAAATTCATCGACTTCTCAAATCCCTCAAAGGAAAAGCCAGTTCTACTCATTTTGGATGGGCATGAATCGCATGCAAAAAATTTGGACCTTATTGACCTGGCACGGAAACATAATGTGGTTTTACTATGTTTTCCACCACATACAACACATCGTCTGCAACCCCTGGATGTTTCATTTATGGCTCCTTTGAGCACTTACTATGAGCAGGAAGCTAGGCAGTGGTTGTGTAGTCATCCTGGGCGCTGTATCACAATTTACCAAGTCAGTAAGCTTGTGAATAAGGCTTTTACTAGGGCTGCCCTCATGCAAACTGCCATAAAGGGCTTTGAGAAGACTGGCATATACCCACTGGATAGGAACATATTTCCTGATGACCTGTATGCTCCATCTGAAACCACTGCTAGACCAGATGAAACAGATCCTACGAACTCCCAGTCATCAGCGTCTACAGAAGAATTGAACACTGCACCAACTCAGATGTTAGCTTCAGTTTCACCTTGTTCTGTCCAGCCCCAGACCTCTGAACAATTTGATCCCACATCTCTCCTGCCTTTGGATTATAGAAGACCCGATGTTAGCCTTCCTCAGTCATCTTCATCTAGTGTTAATCATCCTCAGCCACCAGCATTTCCTGCTTTTGATGATATGATGTGCAGGCCATCAACCTCTAGAGCACAAAATGAAGCCTGGAACCATCCCTCATGTTCTGCAGCAACATCGGCGTCAAGTTATCTCCAATCCCTTCCGATggaaaaaagtgtgtggaaacaaatTTCACCCAAACTACTCATGAAACCTCcacaagaaaaggaaagagttaaaaagaaaggaggaagaaaacctGGAAAGACA
The DNA window shown above is from Ischnura elegans chromosome 4, ioIscEleg1.1, whole genome shotgun sequence and carries:
- the LOC124157622 gene encoding uncharacterized protein LOC124157622; translation: MVRNYVRKTDRQSWSHEGMGEAVNAVLEGRMGYTAASKSFAVPRSTLIDRVKKARKNQLTPALASEKRLGRYDTVFTEAQEKEIVEYVLFMEARLFGLTITDLRRLAFDLAERNSINHTFNMVEKMAGKDWFYNFVKRHPKITLRSPEYTSLARAKGFNKCAVGKFFDLLESIYTEYKIQPNDIYNVDETGILTVPNKPSKVLALRGRKQVGSLSSAERGILVTVETCMSASGNFMPPMFVFPRKRENPLLMDDAPPGSFACYHESGWINNETFLVWFKKFIDFSNPSKEKPVLLILDGHESHAKNLDLIDLARKHNVVLLCFPPHTTHRLQPLDVSFMAPLSTYYEQEARQWLCSHPGRCITIYQVSKLVNKAFTRAALMQTAIKGFEKTGIYPLDRNIFPDDLYAPSETTARPDETDPTNSQSSASTEELNTAPTQMLASVSPCSVQPQTSEQFDPTSLLPLDYRRPDVSLPQSSSSSVNHPQPPAFPAFDDMMCRPSTSRAQNEAWNHPSCSAATSASSYLQSLPMEKSVWKQISPKLLMKPPQEKERVKKKGGRKPGKTAILTSSPYKLELEEDEKKKEEKKIIKKERMKAKNKGTVAKNDKNKKGPKRKLAFQATAPQIHKKKSKKMKTDAFEDEEEYEEDEAACIFCKELYSRSKEREGWIQCLNCKEWAHEACANCEEYDNFICDFCS